The genomic region GTCGAGTTTTGAAAGTCGCACGCGGGACTTGCTGCATCAGGCCTATGGCCTCGCCGCAGGGCAGCCGCAGGTGCAGCGGGACTTGTTGCGCTGGATGTTGGTGGTGCTGGAAGTCGGCCACGCGATTATCGAACTGCGCAAGGAACAAGCGATTCTGCCGGTGCATCCGGCGTATGCCGAATCCCAGCCGTGGCGCCAGTCCATCCGGGTGATGGGGCGTTCGCTGGTGCGGCTGTTTCTGCAACCGGGCCAGAGCAATCTGGAGCGGGCGCTGGTCGCGGTCGACCACGCGATCGGTCGCGTGCAGGCCACCGACGAACCCTTCGCGCCGCACTTCGACACCTCTGCATTGCGCCGGGTGAAGAGCTACCTGCATTTTATCCGCACCTCGCTGCTCGACCCGCAATCGCCTCTGGCCTCATACACCACTGCCAAGCCCCAAGGACTTGAACATGCCTCGTGAAATCGCCTTCCACGGCGTGTACATGCCGACCATGACCCTGATGTTTTTCATTGCGGCGGCGCTAGCCTGGGGCCTTGATCGGTTCTTGTCCGGGTTCGATCTGTACCGCTTCTTCTGGCACCCGGCACTGCTGCGCCTGAGTCTGTTTACCTGTCTGTTCGGCGCTTTGGCGCTGACTGTCTACCGTTGACTCTCTACCACTGACTCTCTATCACTGAAGAAGGCCCTGATGAAAAAGCTTTTCAGCCTGCTCGCGACCCTGCTGGTATTGGCCCTTGCCCTGTGGATCGGCCGGACCTTGTGGGTGCATTACATGAATACGCCCTGGACCCGCGATGGCCGGGTGCGCGCCGACATCATCAATGTCGCCGCCGACGTCACCGGTGAGGTGGTGGAGGTGCCGGTGCGCGACAACCAGCTTGTGAAGAAGGGCGACCTGCTGATGCGCATCGACCCCGAGCACTATCGCATCGCGGTGAAACAGGCGCAGAGCCTGGTGGCCTCGCGCAAGGCGACGTGGGAGATGCGTAAGGTCAACGCCCATCGTCGCGCCGACCTCGACAACCTGGTGATCTCCAGGGAAAACCGCGACGACGCCACCAACATCGCCGACTCGGCCCTGGCCGATTACCAGCATGCGCAAGCGCAACTGGAAGCGGCGGAACTGAACCTCAAACGCACCGAAGTGCGGGCGGCGGTGGACGGCTACGTCACCAACCTCAACGTCCATCGCGGTGACTACGCGCGCATCGGCGAAGCGAAAATGGCCGTGGTCGATATGAACTCGTTCTGGGTCTATGGCTTCTTCGAGGAAACCAAACTGCCGCACGTGCGGGTGGGCGACAAGGCCGACATGCAGTTGATGAGCGGCGAAGTGCTCAAGGGCCATGTGGAGAGTATTTCGCGCGGCATCTATGACCGTGATAACCCGGAGAGTCGCGAGCTGATTGCCGACGTGAACCCGACGTTCAACTGGGTGCGCCTGGCGCAGCGGGTGCCGGTGCGGATTCACATTGATGAAGTGCCGGAGGGTGTGCTGTTGGCGGCGGGGATTACGTGTACGGTGGTTGTTAACTAACCGTTAGACCTGCGTCGCATCCATCGCGAGCAGGCTCGCTCCCACAGGGAATTTGCGTCGTTCACCGAGTCAGAGTTTGAACTCGGTCAATGTGTGCGAGCCTGCTCGCGATGGACGCGACGCAGGTTCACTCCTTGCAAAACGTCTCATGTAAATGCCGCCAAACCACCTTGCCATCGGCCTGTTTCTCAAACACCACCGAGGACCGGCGATCAGAATGTAACCCCGTTGCATCGGTCTGCTGCTCGCGATAACTCACCACTGCGCC from Pseudomonas sp. GGS8 harbors:
- a CDS encoding DUF1656 domain-containing protein is translated as MPREIAFHGVYMPTMTLMFFIAAALAWGLDRFLSGFDLYRFFWHPALLRLSLFTCLFGALALTVYR
- a CDS encoding HlyD family secretion protein encodes the protein MKKLFSLLATLLVLALALWIGRTLWVHYMNTPWTRDGRVRADIINVAADVTGEVVEVPVRDNQLVKKGDLLMRIDPEHYRIAVKQAQSLVASRKATWEMRKVNAHRRADLDNLVISRENRDDATNIADSALADYQHAQAQLEAAELNLKRTEVRAAVDGYVTNLNVHRGDYARIGEAKMAVVDMNSFWVYGFFEETKLPHVRVGDKADMQLMSGEVLKGHVESISRGIYDRDNPESRELIADVNPTFNWVRLAQRVPVRIHIDEVPEGVLLAAGITCTVVVN